One Kitasatospora sp. MAP12-44 DNA segment encodes these proteins:
- a CDS encoding HAMP domain-containing sensor histidine kinase: MSGQAVSGQAVSGRPFAGAGSVRARVTAVAGLALTLAVALGLVLLYLLQVGSAHRTADDQLRTYAAQIEQAGQDGSWPRPLPAFALDANAQAQVLAPDGTVLAATRALEGMGAVYSLPTDSDTPVRQKAGAAFPGELRAVGTRATVDGRPVSVVTLTSTDLLSQVDETFARLLLIGLPAILLLACGTVWLVVGRALRPVERIRRSVTEITAADLSRRVPEPANHDEVGQLARTMNDMLARLDDSATRQRRFVADASHELRSPLAAIRTTLEVGLAHPATAPWPQIAQRAARQSSRLETLVQELVVLAKSDDRQLVAHRSAVDLGELAEEIRATSPSPLVAVQTAQHAPGEAVVLGDREHLGRMVRNLVDNAVRFARHRVLITVLDLPPGEVGIEVSDDGPGIPAEERERVFGRFVRLDTSRERGSGSSGLGLAIAKEIATAHGGRISIAQAPGGGALLRITLPRAAG, translated from the coding sequence GTGAGCGGTCAGGCGGTGAGCGGTCAGGCGGTCAGCGGGCGTCCCTTCGCCGGCGCGGGCAGCGTGCGCGCGCGGGTCACCGCCGTCGCCGGGCTCGCGCTGACGCTGGCCGTGGCGCTCGGACTCGTGCTGCTCTACCTGCTCCAGGTCGGCTCGGCGCACCGGACCGCCGACGACCAGCTGCGCACCTACGCCGCCCAGATCGAACAGGCCGGCCAGGACGGCAGCTGGCCGCGGCCACTGCCGGCGTTCGCGCTGGACGCGAACGCCCAGGCCCAGGTGCTCGCCCCGGACGGCACGGTTCTGGCGGCCACCCGCGCGCTCGAAGGAATGGGCGCTGTCTACTCCCTTCCCACGGATTCGGACACGCCGGTACGGCAGAAGGCCGGCGCGGCGTTTCCCGGCGAGCTGCGCGCCGTCGGCACCAGGGCCACCGTGGACGGCCGACCGGTGAGCGTCGTGACCCTCACCAGCACCGACCTGCTCAGCCAGGTCGACGAGACCTTCGCCCGCCTGCTGCTGATCGGTCTGCCGGCCATCCTGCTGCTGGCCTGCGGCACCGTCTGGCTGGTCGTCGGCAGGGCACTGCGACCCGTCGAGCGCATCCGCCGTTCGGTCACCGAGATCACCGCCGCCGACCTGTCCAGGCGGGTCCCCGAGCCGGCCAACCACGACGAGGTCGGCCAACTCGCGCGCACCATGAACGACATGCTCGCCCGCCTCGACGACTCGGCCACCAGGCAGCGGCGGTTCGTCGCCGACGCCTCGCACGAGCTGCGCAGCCCGCTCGCGGCGATCCGCACCACGCTCGAGGTCGGTCTCGCGCACCCGGCCACGGCACCGTGGCCGCAGATCGCGCAGCGCGCGGCCCGCCAGTCCAGTCGGTTGGAGACGCTCGTCCAGGAGTTGGTGGTGCTCGCCAAGAGCGACGACCGGCAGTTGGTGGCGCACCGGTCGGCGGTCGACCTCGGCGAGCTGGCCGAGGAGATCCGCGCGACGAGCCCGTCCCCGCTCGTCGCCGTCCAAACCGCACAACACGCCCCTGGGGAGGCGGTGGTACTCGGTGACCGGGAGCACCTGGGCCGGATGGTGCGCAACCTCGTCGACAACGCGGTCCGCTTCGCCCGTCACCGAGTCCTGATCACCGTGCTGGACCTACCGCCCGGAGAGGTCGGCATCGAGGTCAGCGACGACGGGCCGGGGATTCCGGCCGAAGAGCGCGAACGTGTTTTCGGCCGGTTCGTCCGCCTGGACACGAGCCGCGAGCGCGGGAGCGGATCGAGTGGCCTGGGCCTCGCGATCGCGAAGGAGATCGCCACGGCACACGGCGGGCGCATCAGCATTGCGCAGGCTCCCGGCGGCGGAGCGCTGCTCAGGATCACCCTGCCACGCGCCGCCGGTTGA
- a CDS encoding response regulator transcription factor — protein sequence MRVLVVEDEQDMAESLAWGLQAEGYVVDVASDGVDGLWKARETSPDVIILDVMLPGMNGYQVCRTLREQGRWTPILMLTAMDEDLDHAEGLDSGADDYLAKPFSYPVLLAHLRSLTRRALGARPTVLTAAGLALDPASRAVTRGGEALDLTAREVAVVEHLLRNAGRVVSKTELLEHCWDVNFEGGPSVVEVHVHRLRRKLEAGGGPAVIETVRGQGYLIQQDEQ from the coding sequence ATGCGCGTGCTGGTGGTCGAGGATGAGCAGGACATGGCCGAGTCCCTGGCGTGGGGGCTTCAGGCCGAGGGTTACGTCGTGGATGTGGCGTCCGATGGTGTGGACGGGCTGTGGAAGGCCCGCGAGACCTCGCCCGACGTGATCATCCTGGACGTGATGCTGCCCGGCATGAACGGCTACCAGGTCTGCCGGACCCTGCGCGAGCAGGGCCGGTGGACCCCGATCCTGATGCTCACCGCCATGGACGAGGACCTCGACCACGCCGAGGGCCTCGACAGCGGCGCCGACGACTACCTGGCCAAGCCCTTCTCCTATCCGGTGCTTCTCGCGCACCTCCGCTCGCTGACCCGGCGCGCGCTGGGCGCCAGGCCGACAGTGCTCACCGCTGCCGGCCTGGCGCTGGACCCGGCCAGCCGGGCGGTGACGCGCGGCGGTGAGGCGCTGGATCTGACGGCCCGCGAGGTCGCGGTCGTCGAGCACCTGCTGCGCAACGCGGGACGGGTGGTGTCCAAGACCGAACTGCTCGAGCACTGTTGGGACGTCAACTTCGAGGGCGGTCCGTCCGTGGTCGAGGTCCACGTCCACCGGTTGCGGCGCAAGCTGGAGGCGGGCGGCGGGCCCGCGGTGATCGAGACGGTGCGCGGCCAGGGGTACCTGATCCAGCAGGACGAGCAGTGA
- a CDS encoding CBS domain-containing protein, with protein MTAKPSQHELLALKDTRVPVLRVLDLFGVRVRNHQTVYLISQALADVGLATLPDFAVCDKRDDVDVVALAAAVAAGAPENDGEPESLPSHALPQRLHIGELAAARNGVVGVGLGASLAQATYLMRTKGHPQIPVTTGMAVLHGVVTWRSVAKMYETGKAPTLENAMQKDSLPVADARQEFFSCLPTIKEHGYLLVRGDDGCLSGIVTAADVTERFEGAARPFFLVGEIESLLRRCLGTTLDQEAIRAVQTNKKAEQRSGLISDLMFGDYIRLLDGTQNKQTMAANADTNWAKLGWTAMDRTQFVRHLERVKDIRNRIAHFDEKPLPNEMLAELTAFAKLLRDFVS; from the coding sequence ATGACTGCAAAGCCGTCCCAGCACGAGTTGCTGGCACTCAAGGACACCCGGGTTCCCGTCCTGCGCGTCCTCGACCTGTTCGGCGTCCGGGTCCGCAACCACCAGACCGTGTATCTCATCTCCCAAGCGCTGGCGGATGTCGGGCTGGCCACCCTCCCGGACTTCGCGGTCTGTGACAAGCGCGACGACGTCGACGTCGTCGCACTGGCCGCCGCCGTGGCGGCGGGCGCGCCTGAGAACGACGGCGAGCCGGAGTCGCTGCCTTCACACGCGCTGCCGCAGCGGCTTCACATCGGCGAGCTGGCAGCTGCCCGAAACGGCGTGGTGGGCGTCGGCCTCGGCGCCTCCCTGGCCCAGGCGACTTACCTGATGCGCACCAAGGGACATCCGCAGATTCCCGTGACCACAGGCATGGCCGTGCTGCACGGTGTGGTCACCTGGCGTTCAGTGGCGAAGATGTACGAGACCGGGAAGGCACCCACGCTCGAGAACGCCATGCAGAAGGACTCGCTGCCCGTCGCCGATGCGCGTCAGGAGTTCTTCAGCTGCCTCCCCACGATCAAGGAGCACGGATATCTCCTGGTCCGCGGCGACGACGGCTGCCTGTCCGGCATCGTGACCGCCGCGGACGTCACCGAGCGCTTCGAAGGAGCCGCGAGGCCCTTCTTCCTGGTCGGCGAGATCGAATCACTGCTCCGACGGTGCCTCGGCACAACGCTCGACCAGGAGGCGATCCGCGCCGTTCAGACCAACAAGAAGGCCGAGCAGCGATCCGGGTTGATCTCGGATCTGATGTTCGGCGACTACATCAGGCTCCTGGACGGGACCCAGAACAAGCAGACCATGGCCGCGAACGCCGACACCAACTGGGCGAAGCTCGGCTGGACGGCTATGGACCGGACCCAGTTCGTCCGCCATCTGGAACGGGTGAAGGACATCCGGAACCGGATCGCCCACTTCGACGAGAAGCCACTGCCGAACGAGATGCTCGCGGAGCTGACAGCCTTCGCCAAGCTGCTGCGTGATTTCGTCTCCTGA
- the pglW gene encoding BREX system serine/threonine kinase PglW, with product MLDGRWVTVTDSEFPHERRGLEAVRERLPNADPWRAWSNFTFTANTGHVREVDLLVVAPGGVYLIELKDWHGSVESRNGTWLQTQPNGRQVSHGNPLHLANKKAKELAGLLSQNGRRVWVSEAVCFTDASLRQRLAPSDQHGVYTVDELVTMLQQPPREERRRVDAVASREIKAALERIGIARSDAEYKVGPYLLNRKAFDSGPTWADYLARHSELPEAARVRIYLRERGSDAGLRASVERAALREAAVLRRFKHPGVVQLRQYDSSGHSAGPALIFDYDPRTLRLDEYLVQYGAKLDILTRMSLVRQLAETMRSGHSNRIFHRTLAARAIHVIPRGRGRAAATDGEDSGWLNPHLQISDWQVAVQRSSGDTSEGAARLAPTALSQAGAHLAEAADPYLAPELTALSPDPIMLDVYGLGVLTYLLATLQPPAASQAELVARLEAGEGLRPSAVVDGLSEDIDELVQAATAYKPEQRLASVDEFLEMLEFVEETLTAPTTESTVASGPAERTEKDPLEAVAGDVLAGRWEVRRRLGTGSTSRAFLVRDLAADAQAPRSKALCVLKVALSDSRGEVLAHEAEIMGRLRADSRIIRLVEPEPLSIAGRTVLVLEYVGDEREDEGTTSETRTRRREETVARQLRENGRLLVDQLELYGDYLFGAVDFLEGEGVWHRDIKPDNIAIRVRPNRTRQLVLIDFSLAGYRVQDTSAGTDGYLDPFIGTLTRSVYDAHAERYAVAATLHEMASGELPVWGGGRVSARQTDAEKEPYPTIAVEAFDSAVREGLTTFFRKALHRDAAQRFTDLKPMQDAWKKIFLQLDTAKPSSGRSRHPATDSAAPAEQTPADAATDDATPGIADAEPENADRDRDRKAAEANRQTVISAAGLSPAAESFVFGLGVNTVGELLDLSQRRLVNAKGLGPKTRGEVLRRIKEWRRLLAEQPAGPLTPEGRKAAKEELDELSVVEKAVVDALTTTGDTAAGLSTRRLRSVSLDTLATIFVPALKKDGSNQNDFDTVRLLLRLPDESGVLPEIGVWPKQKDVANILGLPAGRIPQILKTQRTRWSKHAAVQVLRGEILELLHTLGRVASAAEIADALAVRRGTRLQERGHRRALALAAVRAVLEVEQLEPAAAQFRHVANRDAADEGMGAGLLALEFGEDDSPDTPSAPGLLDYAQRLGRVADRLAKLDTLPTAATVLAELGAVTPPNGVVEWDERRTVVLAAAASRNAAATPRLEIYPRDLSLVRALRLTQAGLVRITPGIPEAQQPGLTADDVHERVSARFPELLDGRGGHSLPTGGPLTKALRDAGFDLIFALREGTRIMRYLPRRVDGGSSYLTSGAGRRTTRITHITRYDDDPLLAGAMQAEERLLSSARRDGFRALTVRTGLAREAARELTASGAGSDTGGSRFGAEAVSVAELLIAALHELVDPRPKPTWETILRADAAEPGTPAAMRFAEYVRTAWGAVEPRIGKLIATGGPGRPVLLVDGGVFARYDAMGVLDRLAGRSRDGGRGLWLLCPQSDPARDPRLGATAVPYQSGLGEWIELPDSWVNNAHRAGATGKATK from the coding sequence ATGCTGGACGGCCGGTGGGTGACGGTCACCGACTCGGAGTTCCCGCACGAACGCCGCGGCTTGGAGGCTGTCCGGGAGCGTCTGCCCAACGCCGATCCGTGGCGCGCGTGGTCGAACTTCACCTTCACGGCCAACACCGGGCACGTCCGCGAGGTCGACCTGCTGGTCGTGGCGCCCGGCGGGGTGTATCTGATCGAGCTGAAGGACTGGCACGGCTCGGTCGAGTCCCGCAACGGAACCTGGCTGCAGACCCAACCCAACGGCCGCCAGGTCTCCCACGGCAATCCGCTCCATCTCGCGAACAAGAAGGCGAAGGAGCTGGCCGGGCTGCTCAGCCAGAACGGCCGACGGGTCTGGGTCTCGGAAGCGGTGTGCTTCACCGACGCCTCGCTGCGGCAACGACTCGCCCCCTCCGACCAGCACGGCGTCTACACCGTCGACGAGTTGGTCACGATGCTCCAGCAGCCGCCCCGCGAGGAGCGGCGGCGTGTGGACGCCGTCGCGTCCCGTGAGATCAAGGCAGCCCTGGAACGGATCGGGATCGCGCGCAGCGATGCGGAGTACAAGGTCGGCCCGTATCTGCTGAACCGCAAGGCCTTCGACTCCGGCCCGACCTGGGCCGACTACCTGGCCCGACACAGCGAGCTCCCGGAGGCGGCCCGAGTCCGTATCTACCTGCGCGAGCGCGGCTCCGACGCCGGCCTGCGGGCCTCGGTGGAGCGTGCCGCCCTGCGCGAGGCCGCGGTACTGCGCCGGTTCAAGCACCCCGGCGTGGTGCAGCTGCGCCAGTACGACTCGTCCGGGCACTCGGCGGGCCCCGCGCTGATCTTCGACTACGACCCGCGCACCCTGCGTCTGGACGAGTACCTGGTCCAGTACGGCGCCAAGCTGGACATCCTCACCAGGATGTCGCTGGTGCGCCAGCTCGCCGAGACGATGCGCTCCGGGCACAGCAACCGCATCTTCCACCGCACTCTCGCTGCCCGGGCCATCCACGTCATTCCGCGCGGGCGCGGCCGCGCGGCGGCCACCGACGGCGAGGACTCAGGCTGGCTCAACCCGCACCTGCAGATCTCCGATTGGCAGGTCGCCGTCCAGCGCTCCTCGGGCGACACCTCGGAGGGCGCCGCCCGACTGGCACCGACCGCGCTCTCCCAGGCGGGCGCGCATCTGGCCGAGGCAGCCGACCCCTACCTCGCCCCCGAGCTCACCGCGCTCAGCCCCGACCCGATCATGCTCGACGTCTACGGACTCGGGGTGCTCACCTACCTGCTCGCAACCCTCCAGCCGCCGGCCGCCAGCCAGGCCGAGCTGGTCGCCCGCCTGGAGGCCGGCGAGGGACTGCGGCCCAGCGCGGTGGTCGACGGGCTCTCGGAGGACATCGACGAGCTGGTCCAGGCCGCGACCGCCTACAAGCCCGAGCAGCGCCTCGCCTCGGTCGACGAGTTCCTGGAGATGCTGGAGTTCGTCGAGGAGACCCTGACGGCACCGACGACGGAGAGCACGGTTGCCTCCGGTCCGGCCGAGCGGACGGAGAAAGATCCGCTCGAGGCGGTTGCGGGTGACGTGCTCGCCGGCCGCTGGGAGGTGCGGCGACGATTGGGTACCGGCTCCACCAGCCGAGCCTTCCTGGTCCGCGATCTGGCCGCCGACGCGCAAGCCCCACGTTCCAAGGCGCTGTGCGTGCTCAAGGTCGCACTGAGCGACAGCCGCGGCGAGGTACTGGCCCATGAGGCCGAGATCATGGGACGGCTGCGCGCCGACTCCCGGATCATCCGGCTGGTCGAGCCGGAACCGCTGTCCATCGCCGGCCGGACCGTGCTCGTCCTCGAGTACGTCGGTGACGAACGCGAGGACGAGGGCACGACATCGGAGACCCGGACCCGGCGACGCGAGGAGACCGTCGCCCGCCAACTGCGAGAGAACGGGCGTCTGCTGGTCGACCAGCTGGAGCTCTACGGCGACTACCTCTTCGGCGCCGTGGACTTCCTCGAGGGCGAGGGCGTCTGGCACCGGGACATCAAGCCGGACAACATCGCGATCCGGGTCCGTCCCAACCGGACCCGCCAGCTGGTGCTGATCGACTTCTCGCTGGCCGGCTACCGCGTGCAGGACACCAGCGCCGGCACCGACGGCTACCTCGACCCGTTCATCGGAACGCTCACCCGCTCGGTGTACGACGCGCACGCCGAGCGGTACGCCGTTGCCGCGACCCTGCACGAGATGGCCTCGGGCGAGCTCCCGGTCTGGGGCGGCGGCCGGGTCTCCGCACGCCAGACCGACGCGGAGAAGGAGCCCTACCCGACGATCGCCGTCGAGGCGTTCGACTCTGCGGTGCGGGAGGGCCTCACCACCTTTTTCCGCAAGGCCCTCCACCGGGATGCCGCCCAGCGGTTCACCGATCTCAAGCCCATGCAGGACGCCTGGAAGAAGATCTTCCTTCAGCTGGACACAGCGAAGCCGAGTTCGGGGCGCAGTCGGCATCCCGCCACTGACAGCGCGGCCCCTGCCGAGCAGACGCCTGCGGACGCTGCGACGGACGATGCCACGCCCGGGATCGCGGATGCGGAGCCCGAGAACGCCGACCGGGACCGCGACCGAAAGGCTGCGGAGGCCAACCGGCAGACCGTCATCTCCGCCGCCGGCCTGAGCCCGGCTGCCGAGTCCTTCGTCTTCGGCCTGGGCGTCAACACCGTCGGCGAGCTGTTGGACCTGAGCCAGCGCCGACTGGTCAACGCCAAGGGGCTCGGCCCCAAAACGCGCGGCGAGGTGCTCCGCCGGATCAAGGAGTGGCGCCGACTCCTCGCCGAGCAGCCGGCAGGCCCGCTCACCCCAGAGGGCCGCAAGGCTGCGAAGGAAGAGCTGGACGAGCTGTCAGTGGTCGAGAAGGCCGTCGTCGATGCACTGACGACGACGGGCGACACGGCAGCTGGGCTGTCCACCCGAAGGCTACGTTCCGTCAGCTTGGACACGTTGGCGACCATCTTCGTGCCAGCACTTAAGAAGGATGGCTCCAACCAGAACGACTTCGACACTGTCCGGCTTCTGCTGCGCCTGCCCGACGAGAGCGGTGTCCTGCCGGAGATCGGTGTCTGGCCCAAGCAGAAGGACGTCGCGAACATTCTCGGCCTCCCCGCCGGACGCATTCCGCAGATCCTGAAGACGCAGCGCACCCGCTGGAGCAAGCACGCGGCGGTTCAGGTGCTGCGCGGCGAGATCCTTGAGCTGCTGCACACGTTGGGCCGGGTCGCCTCGGCGGCCGAGATCGCGGACGCGCTCGCCGTCCGGCGCGGCACCCGGCTCCAGGAGCGCGGGCACCGCCGGGCCTTGGCCCTCGCCGCGGTGCGGGCCGTCCTGGAGGTCGAGCAACTCGAGCCTGCGGCAGCCCAGTTCCGGCACGTCGCCAACCGCGACGCGGCGGACGAAGGCATGGGCGCCGGACTGCTGGCTCTGGAGTTCGGCGAGGACGACTCGCCTGACACGCCATCAGCTCCCGGCCTGCTGGACTACGCTCAGCGGCTCGGCCGGGTCGCCGACCGGCTGGCGAAGCTCGACACCCTGCCGACGGCGGCGACCGTGCTGGCCGAACTCGGTGCCGTCACCCCGCCGAACGGCGTGGTGGAGTGGGACGAACGGCGGACCGTGGTGCTCGCCGCAGCGGCCTCCCGCAACGCGGCCGCCACGCCACGACTGGAGATCTACCCGCGCGACCTGTCGCTGGTCCGAGCGCTGCGGCTCACCCAGGCCGGGCTGGTCCGGATCACGCCGGGCATTCCGGAGGCCCAGCAGCCTGGCCTGACCGCGGACGACGTGCACGAGCGCGTGAGCGCCCGGTTCCCCGAACTGCTGGACGGGCGCGGCGGGCACTCGCTGCCCACCGGTGGTCCGTTGACGAAGGCACTGCGGGACGCCGGCTTCGACCTGATCTTCGCGCTGCGCGAGGGCACCCGGATCATGCGCTACCTGCCGCGCCGGGTCGACGGCGGCTCCAGCTATCTGACCTCGGGAGCCGGCCGGCGCACCACTCGGATCACGCACATCACCCGCTACGACGACGACCCGCTGCTGGCCGGCGCCATGCAGGCGGAGGAGCGGCTGCTCTCGTCGGCGCGGCGCGACGGTTTCCGGGCGCTGACCGTCCGTACCGGCCTCGCCCGGGAGGCGGCCCGCGAGCTGACCGCGAGCGGTGCCGGCAGTGATACGGGGGGCAGCAGGTTCGGGGCCGAGGCGGTGTCGGTGGCCGAACTGCTCATCGCCGCGCTGCACGAACTGGTCGACCCCCGCCCCAAGCCCACCTGGGAGACCATCCTGCGCGCCGATGCAGCCGAGCCCGGCACCCCGGCGGCGATGCGCTTCGCCGAGTACGTGCGGACGGCGTGGGGCGCGGTCGAACCGAGGATCGGCAAGCTGATCGCGACGGGCGGGCCGGGGCGACCGGTGTTGCTGGTCGACGGTGGGGTGTTCGCCCGGTACGACGCGATGGGCGTGCTCGACCGGCTGGCCGGGCGCTCACGCGACGGTGGCCGCGGCCTCTGGTTGCTCTGCCCGCAGAGCGACCCGGCGCGCGACCCCCGACTGGGGGCGACGGCCGTGCCGTACCAGTCAGGGCTCGGAGAGTGGATCGAACTTCCGGACTCGTGGGTCAACAACGCCCACCGAGCCGGCGCAACTGGAAAGGCAACCAAGTGA
- a CDS encoding DUF262 domain-containing protein gives MLASRWGTDRVALDSPKLKDVLADVASGTLQLPDFQREWKWDDDRIRAIIATVTLDYPLGVVMTLETGGASPFRARTLTGAGLEQSRVPSLLLLDGQQRLTSLFQALYLDAPVETVDARGKAIKRWYYVDIAKAVRASADRDEAIVSVPENKVLRTDFSRTVVLDLSTVENECAAGLFPLHFVFDTQRVNSWKKAFVKADEDRNWDLWGEFEERVLEQVRSFQVPMIRLSASTSMDAVCAVFERVNTGGVPLNVFELLTATYAGDRTFTENSGDYYQLPTVWQTIKQDLATRFPVFGRLDQGVEDGLSSSDFLQAVALVRTWERKQARPGTAVSCKRRDLLELPLADFDRLAPRLAEAFGWVGDFLQQQCIVRAADLPYRTQLVPLAAVRAVLGDRTDSLAAEEMITRWYWCGVLGEMYGGSTETRFTRDVEQLIAWIGNSGEMPDTVGDAYFFPDRLDTLTTRNSAAYKGIYALLIKQGAVDWHFTGAPLSPKRLDEHSVGVRQIFPKAWIAKQLGSELPANSIVNKTPLSYRASQDMGGPPASYLTSLVAASDMRPEWFDDVIATHLIDPDTLHANDYERFYRDRSRQLVDLVQGAMGKRTALRGVADGDGQR, from the coding sequence ATGCTGGCTTCAAGGTGGGGAACAGACCGGGTGGCGCTCGACAGTCCCAAGCTCAAGGATGTCCTCGCGGACGTCGCGTCAGGCACGCTTCAGCTGCCCGACTTCCAACGTGAGTGGAAGTGGGACGACGACCGGATCCGAGCGATCATCGCAACGGTGACACTCGACTATCCGCTCGGTGTGGTGATGACGCTGGAGACGGGTGGAGCGTCTCCGTTCCGCGCACGCACGCTCACGGGCGCCGGACTGGAACAGAGCCGAGTACCCAGCCTTCTTCTTCTTGACGGGCAGCAGCGGCTCACCTCGCTCTTCCAAGCCCTGTACCTCGATGCTCCCGTGGAGACGGTCGACGCCCGCGGCAAGGCCATCAAGCGCTGGTACTACGTCGACATCGCCAAAGCGGTGCGGGCCTCTGCCGACCGGGACGAGGCGATCGTGTCCGTACCGGAGAACAAGGTCCTCCGGACCGACTTCTCCCGCACAGTCGTCCTCGACCTGAGCACCGTCGAGAACGAGTGCGCCGCCGGCCTCTTCCCGCTCCACTTCGTCTTCGACACCCAGCGCGTCAATTCCTGGAAGAAGGCATTCGTCAAGGCGGACGAAGACCGCAACTGGGACCTGTGGGGCGAGTTCGAGGAGCGGGTGCTGGAGCAGGTCCGGTCGTTTCAGGTGCCCATGATCCGACTCTCCGCCTCGACCTCGATGGACGCTGTCTGTGCGGTGTTCGAGCGGGTCAACACCGGCGGTGTACCGCTGAACGTCTTCGAGCTGCTCACCGCGACCTACGCGGGTGACCGCACCTTCACCGAGAACTCCGGCGACTACTACCAGTTGCCCACGGTCTGGCAGACGATCAAGCAGGACCTGGCCACGCGCTTCCCCGTCTTCGGCCGACTGGACCAGGGCGTCGAGGACGGTCTGAGCAGTAGCGACTTCCTGCAGGCTGTCGCGCTGGTGCGCACCTGGGAGCGCAAGCAGGCGCGCCCCGGCACCGCTGTGTCGTGCAAGCGACGTGACCTCTTGGAGCTTCCCCTCGCCGACTTCGACCGGCTGGCCCCGCGCTTGGCGGAGGCCTTCGGCTGGGTCGGGGACTTCCTCCAGCAGCAGTGCATCGTACGCGCGGCCGATCTGCCGTACCGGACACAGCTCGTCCCGCTGGCCGCAGTCCGGGCCGTTCTCGGCGACCGGACCGACAGCCTCGCCGCAGAGGAGATGATCACCCGCTGGTACTGGTGCGGTGTGCTGGGCGAGATGTACGGCGGGTCCACCGAGACCCGTTTCACCCGCGACGTGGAGCAGCTGATCGCCTGGATAGGCAACTCCGGTGAGATGCCCGACACGGTTGGCGACGCGTACTTCTTCCCGGACCGCCTGGACACCCTGACCACCCGCAACAGCGCCGCCTACAAGGGGATCTACGCACTGCTCATCAAGCAGGGCGCAGTGGACTGGCATTTCACCGGCGCACCGCTCAGCCCCAAGCGTCTCGACGAGCACTCGGTGGGGGTCCGGCAGATCTTCCCCAAGGCATGGATCGCCAAGCAGCTCGGGTCTGAGCTTCCAGCCAATTCCATCGTGAACAAGACGCCGCTCTCCTACCGTGCCAGTCAGGACATGGGCGGACCACCGGCGTCGTACCTCACCTCTCTGGTCGCGGCCTCGGACATGCGACCTGAGTGGTTCGACGACGTGATCGCGACCCACCTCATCGACCCGGACACCTTGCACGCGAACGATTACGAACGCTTCTACCGCGACCGGTCGAGGCAACTGGTGGATCTGGTCCAGGGAGCCATGGGCAAGCGCACCGCCCTGCGTGGCGTGGCGGACGGTGACGGCCAGCGATGA